A segment of the Streptomyces sp. NBC_01235 genome:
CATGCCACCGATCCTGGACATAGTCATAGATTTCTGTCCATCGGGGAATTGACGGGCCGTCGGCACGCGTTCCGCCGAACCGGTGGCCCGAAGAGGGCTCCAGGACGGTCCCGTGACGACTGCAGCGGCGGGGCGGCGCGTACGCTTGCGCGGGTGACTGCCACCGATCGCACCCCTGCCGACCTGCTGCGTTCCGCACTCGCCGCGGACCCCGCGCGCCCCCTGGTGACCTTCTACGACGACGCCACGGGCGAGCGGGTCGAATTGTCCGTGGCCACCTTCGCCAACTGGGTGGCCAAGACCGCGAACCTCCTCCAGGACGGGCTGTCCGCCGAGCCCGGCGACCGCGTCGCGCTGCTGCTGCCCGCGCACTGGCAGACGGCGGTGTGGCTGCTGGCGTGTTCGTCGGTGGGGGTCGTCGCGGACGTTGCCGGGGATCCGGCGCGGGCGGACTTCGTCGTCGCCGGGCCCGGGCAGTTCGAGGCGGGGCTGGCGTGCCGGGGCGAGCGGTACGCGCTGTCGCTGGCGCCGCTCGGCCGGCGGTTCGTGCCGGGTCCTCCGGAGGGGTACGACGACTACGCCGTGAACGTCCCGAGCTTCGGCGACCGCTTCGTGCCGTACGTCCCCGTCGACCCCGAGGAGCCCGCGCTGATCGTGGCCGGGGGCGAGTACACCGGCGCCGAGGTCGTGGAGCGGGCGCGGGCGGAGGCGTCGGCGCTGGGGCTGACGGGGCCCGGGTCCCGTCTGCTGTCGGGGCTGGCGTACGACACCTGGGAGGGGTTGAGCGCCGGGTTGTACGCGCCGTTGGCGAGCGGGGGGTCCGTGGTGCTGTGCCGGAACCTGGAGCAGGCCGGCGAGGAGGCGTTGGCCAAGCGGATCGAGAGCGAGCGGGTGTCTGCGACGGCTTGGTGAGGTGCCGGTGTTGGTGGCGCCGGTGTCGGTGAGGCGCCGTTCGTCGGTGCCGGCCTCGCTGGGGGCTGCCGCCCCCAGGCCCCCGCTTCGGCCCTGAAGGGGCCTCGTCCTCAAACGCCGGACGGGCTGGAACTAGGCACCCCGCCCTACGAGGCACCCACGGGCTGGAACTACGCACCCCCGACCCACAAGGCACCGCCGGGCTGGAATGCGTCCCCCCACACACAAGACACCCCCGAGCTCAACGCCCCGCCCCACAAAGCACCCCGCGCCCGACGCCCACACCCCACAAAGCACCCCGAGCCCGACGCCCACACCCCACAAAGCACCCCGAGCCCGACGCCCACCCCCAAAAAAGCGCCGCCGGGACCAAGCCGCCCCCCACTCCCAAAGCACCGCCCGGATGAAAGGCGGACCCCCGCCCCCAAAGCACCCCCGAGCCGACACCCCCCACCCCGTCCCACCCCACCCGAAAAGCACCCCCCTTCACCCGTTCAGCTCACCCCCACCCACCCCCGCGCCCCACTTCGCGCCATCGTCGTAAGTGCGGCCTTGCGCACTCGTACGGCGGGAGGGGGTGGATCGGACGTGAGGTACTCCTTGCGGCAGCGGCAGCGGCAGTGGTTTCGGCAGTCGCAGCGGCGTCGGCGGCGGTGGGTGCGGTATGGCGTGGGGGCCGTGGCCGTGGTTTTCGTGGGGGTCGGGGTGGCCGGGTGGATCGTCTACACGAAGCTCGACGGGAACATCACGCCCGATGACGCGGCCGCGGCGGAGCTTGCGCGGTATGCGAAGGAGCGGCCGACCTCGTTGGTCAAGGACGCTCAGAACATCCTGCTCATCGGGTCCGACTCGCGGGCCGGGGAGGGGAACGAGGAGTACGGGCGGGACTCCGGGACCGAGCGGTCGGACACGACGATCCTGCTGCATCTGGCGGCGGGGCGACGTAGCGCCACCGCCGTGTCACTGCCCAGGGATCTGATGGTGGACGTGCCGGCGTGTCTGCGGGCGGACGGGAAGCGGTCCGAGCCGATGTTCGCCATGTTCAACCACGCGTTCCAGACCGGGGGTTCGGCCTGCACGATCCGGACGGTGGAGAAGCTGACGGGGGTGCGGATCGATCATCACGTCGTCGTCGACTTCAGCGGGTTCAAGGATGTGGTCGATGCCGTGGACGGGGTGGAGGTCTGCCTCAAGGAGCCGATTGACGACAAGGCCGCCAAGCTGCGACTGCCCGCCGGGAAGGTCACGCTCGACGGGGAGCAGGCGCTCGGGTATGTGCGGGCCCGCAAGTCTCTCGGTGACGGAAGTGACACCGACCGGATGGAACGGCAGCAGCGGTTCCTCGGGGCCCTCGTCAACAAGGTCCAGAGCAATGACGTTCTGCTGAACCCGGTGAAGCTGTAT
Coding sequences within it:
- a CDS encoding TIGR03089 family protein is translated as MTATDRTPADLLRSALAADPARPLVTFYDDATGERVELSVATFANWVAKTANLLQDGLSAEPGDRVALLLPAHWQTAVWLLACSSVGVVADVAGDPARADFVVAGPGQFEAGLACRGERYALSLAPLGRRFVPGPPEGYDDYAVNVPSFGDRFVPYVPVDPEEPALIVAGGEYTGAEVVERARAEASALGLTGPGSRLLSGLAYDTWEGLSAGLYAPLASGGSVVLCRNLEQAGEEALAKRIESERVSATAW
- a CDS encoding LCP family protein; this translates as MRYSLRQRQRQWFRQSQRRRRRWVRYGVGAVAVVFVGVGVAGWIVYTKLDGNITPDDAAAAELARYAKERPTSLVKDAQNILLIGSDSRAGEGNEEYGRDSGTERSDTTILLHLAAGRRSATAVSLPRDLMVDVPACLRADGKRSEPMFAMFNHAFQTGGSACTIRTVEKLTGVRIDHHVVVDFSGFKDVVDAVDGVEVCLKEPIDDKAAKLRLPAGKVTLDGEQALGYVRARKSLGDGSDTDRMERQQRFLGALVNKVQSNDVLLNPVKLYPVLDAATSSLTTDPDLASLRGLYELVRGLRDIPTEHVQFLTVPRESYIYNANRDQLVEPEAEKLFERLRTDAPVVVSKEVPTKSRSSESGDYGPYRPWVVNRAAYGAVSPTPPAPTFRGNTAAEDSCG